From the genome of Candidatus Nitrosocosmicus oleophilus, one region includes:
- a CDS encoding cache domain-containing protein, whose translation MQNKNIVTKKVIYGITGLTLLILAISLGTQTPSSAQIPPAMNGNNNNTTIFENNAYQAHNYVKLLAQNMENRLEKAAAILELTGMLPEVKNVTSVNMLEETIGQQKGIPQNADIPKRQVAKDILEKYGEFQLVFFLMPNGDIYIEEPYALQQNLSKSNFAFRDYYKGVITNNDTFLGNVIVSASSGQNQAVMAVPIYSEVKGSLTGIWAGGLDMSEFNKSLQSLNLTNNERIVYVDNLGKVVADSDIQSSNRNESFANLQGFKNAINGKSGTVKEIVNGTEMLVSYYPVKALSNNWAVLLIQPNNGNSVVSSSNYAITNNSIMENDKQKEMLLQNISK comes from the coding sequence ATGCAAAACAAAAACATTGTAACTAAAAAAGTAATCTATGGAATCACGGGTTTGACTTTACTCATTTTAGCAATATCTTTAGGAACACAAACACCTTCTAGTGCACAGATTCCTCCTGCAATGAATGGAAATAACAATAACACAACAATTTTTGAAAACAATGCATATCAAGCCCATAATTATGTTAAACTTTTAGCACAAAACATGGAGAACCGACTTGAAAAAGCTGCGGCAATACTTGAACTCACTGGTATGTTGCCAGAAGTTAAAAATGTAACCTCTGTAAACATGCTTGAGGAAACAATAGGACAGCAAAAAGGAATCCCCCAAAACGCGGATATCCCTAAAAGACAAGTAGCAAAAGACATTTTGGAAAAATATGGAGAGTTTCAGTTGGTGTTCTTTTTGATGCCGAATGGTGATATATATATTGAGGAACCATATGCTCTTCAGCAGAATCTCTCCAAATCTAATTTTGCGTTCAGGGATTACTACAAGGGAGTGATAACTAATAATGATACTTTCCTGGGTAATGTAATAGTATCTGCATCCTCTGGCCAGAATCAGGCCGTGATGGCAGTACCTATCTATTCAGAGGTAAAAGGTTCATTAACAGGAATATGGGCTGGTGGCTTGGATATGAGTGAATTTAACAAAAGCCTTCAATCATTGAATCTGACCAATAATGAACGCATTGTATATGTTGACAATCTTGGCAAGGTGGTTGCTGACTCAGACATACAATCATCTAACCGAAACGAATCATTTGCCAATTTGCAGGGATTCAAAAATGCCATTAATGGGAAGTCAGGCACCGTTAAAGAAATAGTTAACGGCACGGAAATGCTAGTCTCGTACTATCCAGTCAAAGCTCTTTCCAACAATTGGGCAGTTCTGTTAATTCAACCAAATAATGGCAATTCTGTTGTATCATCCAGCAATTATGCAATAACCAATAATAGTATAATGGAAAACGATAAACAAAAAGAAATGCTATTACAAAATATATCAAAGTGA
- a CDS encoding IS5-like element ISThar1 family transposase: MIDWPSYNRSLVQRGEILFSYDFLDGWGSEIENMNINKKGKPFVFPDSFILAIGYIRYLFHLPYRQTQGIIKATGKRLPANPPSYGHICKRINKLNIDIKRDKMDDDDDLIISIDSTGIKITNRGQWMDEKWNTQNRKGYLKIHVAVDIKTRKIIALEVTDEKVHDGKMLKKLVNHVLDSREPNTVKIKSVLADGAYDSNPNFVYLEDKKINPGIKVRRNSIVSPKNNRLRNNEVKLQAKDLLKWKTKRKYGQRWISETVFSAIKRMFGEYTSANRFQNMVKGIMIKVSLYNIFRRI; the protein is encoded by the coding sequence GTGATAGACTGGCCCTCTTACAATCGCTCATTAGTTCAACGCGGTGAGATCCTCTTCTCGTATGATTTCCTTGATGGTTGGGGTTCAGAGATAGAGAATATGAATATAAACAAAAAGGGTAAACCATTTGTATTTCCAGATTCTTTCATCTTGGCCATTGGTTACATTCGCTATTTATTTCACCTACCATACAGACAAACCCAAGGTATAATTAAGGCCACAGGAAAAAGGTTACCTGCTAATCCACCAAGTTATGGTCACATCTGTAAACGAATCAACAAGCTAAACATCGATATTAAAAGAGACAAGATGGATGACGATGATGACCTAATAATATCAATAGACAGTACAGGTATCAAGATTACTAACAGAGGTCAGTGGATGGATGAGAAATGGAATACACAAAATAGAAAAGGATATCTCAAGATCCACGTTGCTGTAGACATAAAGACCAGGAAAATCATTGCTTTGGAAGTGACAGATGAGAAGGTACATGATGGGAAAATGCTAAAGAAACTAGTCAATCATGTTTTGGATTCGAGAGAACCAAACACTGTAAAGATAAAATCGGTACTAGCTGATGGAGCCTATGATTCAAATCCAAACTTTGTGTATCTTGAGGACAAAAAGATCAATCCAGGTATAAAGGTAAGAAGGAACTCTATTGTTTCTCCTAAAAACAATAGGTTAAGGAACAACGAAGTAAAGTTACAAGCAAAGGATCTGTTGAAATGGAAGACAAAAAGAAAATACGGACAGAGATGGATATCTGAAACTGTGTTCTCAGCTATAAAGAGAATGTTTGGTGAATACACATCAGCAAACAGGTTTCAAAACATGGTAAAGGGGATCATGATAAAAGTATCATTGTATAACATTTTTAGAAGAATATAA